In a genomic window of Methanosarcina horonobensis HB-1 = JCM 15518:
- a CDS encoding flavodoxin family protein, with amino-acid sequence MKILGISGSPRKGQNCEKMIAVALEIAKENGFETDTVFISTSEVAPCKACGACREEDCCVIDDSMEEIYEKMRTADGIIVAAPVYMGNYPAQLKALFDRSVLLRRKDFALKNKVGAALSVGGSRNGGQEKTIQSIHDWMHIHGMIVVGDNSHFGGIIWNPAEEDPIGMQTVSETAKKLCDVLKLIQRNR; translated from the coding sequence ATGAAAATATTGGGAATTTCAGGAAGCCCGCGAAAGGGCCAGAACTGTGAGAAAATGATTGCAGTCGCTCTCGAAATTGCAAAAGAGAACGGATTTGAAACAGACACAGTATTTATCTCTACATCAGAGGTCGCTCCCTGCAAAGCTTGCGGGGCGTGCAGAGAAGAAGATTGCTGCGTGATTGATGACAGTATGGAAGAAATTTATGAGAAAATGAGAACAGCAGACGGCATAATTGTTGCAGCTCCCGTATATATGGGAAATTACCCTGCACAGCTCAAAGCTCTTTTTGACAGGAGTGTCCTGCTCCGCCGAAAAGACTTTGCACTCAAAAATAAAGTGGGAGCAGCTCTTTCAGTTGGAGGTTCAAGAAACGGAGGACAGGAGAAAACCATTCAGTCCATTCATGACTGGATGCACATTCACGGCATGATTGTCGTTGGCGATAATTCACACTTCGGCGGAATTATCTGGAATCCGGCGGAAGAAGACCCCATAGGTATGCAAACAGTTTCCGAAACTGCAAAAAAGTTATGCGACGTCCTGAAATTAATTCAGAGAAATAGGTAA